The Candidatus Beckwithbacteria bacterium DNA window TTCGGCGACACTGGCCAAATGACGCCGCTTTTGAAAATGGAAACTTTAGGAGCGGATTTTGTGCCTAGCCCTATTCATGCCGGAGGATTGCGTTATCACGGCATTGCGCCGATTTTGGCCTTTTTACACCAAAAAGGACTGATGGAGGCGAAAGCTTATAGTCAGTTGAGTGTGTTTAAGGCAGCCCAGATTTTTGCTCAAGCTGAAGGGATTATTCCGGCGCCGGAAACCAGTCATGCCATAAAGGTCGTAATTGACGAAGCCCTGCGTTGTAAAAGGCAGAAGCAGGAAGAAGTAATAATTTTTAACTTTTCCGGCCATGGTTTGTTGGACCTTAAGGGTTATGAAGATTTTTTGTCAGGAAAACTAAAATGAGACAAGGGGTAAGGTTGGTGGCGATTGATAAACTGCGGGCCCACGAGGAAGTGAGCCCGCAGCGGTTGGCGTTAGTGATGAGTTTGATTAATCAAAAAGGAATAATCGTTAATCCGGTAATAATCGATAAAAAAACCAGAATAATTTTGGATGGTCATCATCGGGTAGAGAGTTTGAAAAGATTGGGGTATAGGTTGGTTCCGGCAATGAGCGTGGATTATTTTTCCGATCAAGTCAGGGTATATTCCAGGAGAAGAAACATGAGAATATTTAAAGAAAAAGTGGTGGCAGCCGCCTTGAAAAAACAGGTTTTTCCTCAAAAAACGACCAGGCATTTAATTAAAAACAGAATTAGAGGGGTGAAAATAAAATTAAATCAGTTAAAATAGGAAAATATGGCTACGATTGATGATTTTGGCAAAATTGAGATTAGGGTGGGAAAAGTGGTTAAGGCTGAAGACGTGGCAGAGAGTAGAAAATTGATTAGATTAACAGTGGAGATTGGGGAAAAGAAACCGCGAACGATATTTACCGGAGTAAAAGGTTATGGTTACACCGGGGCGGATTTTCAGGATAAAAAATTCTTGTTTGTGACGAATTTAGAGCCGAAGAAAATTATGGAAGAGGAAAGTCAGGGGATGATATTAGCGGTGGGCGACGATAAGCCAATATTTATTGAAGTGAATGATTTAGCGGTGGGGGCGAAGGTAAGATAAGTGTGATAAAATCTTTCCATGGCAGAGAAAGAAGATTTAAACAAAATCAAGAAAGCAATTGAGAAGCAGACCGGGACCAAGGTAAAGATGGTTAAGTTGGGCTTTAACCCTAAAAGACTGGTAATTTGGCTGATAGTGCTGTTTTTGGTGTTGCCGTTTCTGGTGTCGCTTTTTTCCGGGCCGCTGCCGACAGAAACGATAGGGTTGAGCCAATTATTAACAGATATTAAGGCCGGAAAAGTGGAGAAGGTTCAAGTAGAAGAGGAAAAAATATTAATTCAATACAAAGATAAAACAGGATTGGTGGAGTCCAGAAAAGATGCCAATGAAGGCTTTGTGGATATTTTAAACAAATCGGGGATTGATCCGACGACGGTAAATTTTGAAAATAAAGATACTTCAGTCACTAAGGCTTGGGCGAATATTTTGGAAATCTTATTACCGGTGGTGTTGACAGGTGTGATTTTCCTATATTTATTTAAGCAGGCGAGAGGGGCTCAAGACGGCATATTCAGTTTTGGCCGGTCGAAAGCGAAGTTATTTATGAAGGGGAAACAAAATGTCACTTTTAAAGATGTAGCCGGAGTGGATGAAGCCAAAAAAGAATTGGAAGAAATTGTGGACTTTTTGAAACATCCGAAAAAATATACTTCAATGGGGGCGCGGACACCCAAAGGGGTAATTTTAGTGGGTCCGTCGGGAGTGGGTAAAACTTTATTGGCCCGGGCAGTGGCCGGCGAGGCAGGGGTCACTTTCTTTTCTATGGCCGGAAGCGAGTTTATGGAAATGTTGGTGGGAGTAGGAGCCAGCCGAGTACGAGACTTGTTCGATAGTGCTAAAAAGAAAGCCCCAGCAATCATTTTTATTGACGAAATTGACGCAATCGGCAGGCAAAGATCCCGGGCTTTGACCGGCGGACACGATGAAAGAGAGCAGACTTTAAACCAGATTTTAGTGGAGATGGATGGGTTTTCACCGAATGAACAGGTGATTGTGATGGCGGCGACCAACCGGGGAGATTTGTTGGATCCGGCGTTGGTGAGACCGGGGCGGTTTGACCGCAGGATTATTTTAGATATGCCGGACATTGACGGGAGAAAACAGATTATTAAAATCCACAGTCAAAGGAAGCCATTTGATAGTCATGTTGATTGGGATAAATTAGCCAAGCGGACAATCGGGTTTTCCGGCGCGGATTTGGAAAATATGTTGAACGAAGCGGCAATTGCGGCAGCGAGAGTGAGTAAAAAGGCGATTGATATGAAAGACCTGGAAGAGGCGGCTTTGAAAGTAAAGTTAGGGCCGGAGAAGAAATTAAAACAGACAAAAAATGATTTGGAAATGACAGCTTTTCATGAGGCCGGTCATGCGGTGACGTCTTATTATTTGCCGAAAATGGATCCGGTGCATAGAATTTCGATAGTGTCGCGCGGCGGAGCGTTAGGGCACACTTTAATTCCGCCGAAAGCCGATCGGTATACCGAGACAAAGTCGCATTTATTGGCGCAGATCACTTCGCTTTTAGGCGGGAGAACAGCGGAAAAATTGATTTTTAACGAATTAACCGGCGGGGCGGCCAGTGATATTACCCGAGCGTCGGATTTGGCGCGGGCAATGGTGGTAAAGATGGGAATGAGCGATTTGGGGCCGATTAGCTTAGGGGCGGGAGTGGATATTTCTGAATTGGGAATGGCCTGGTATGAACCAGAACAAATTTCTCAAGACATGATGGCGAAGGTAGATGAAGAAGTCAAGAAAATTATTGATAGCTGTGGAAAAAAAGCGCAGGAAATTTTAACTAAACATAAAAATAAACTGGAGGTGGTGGCGAAGGAATTATTGAAAAAAGAGACCTTAGAAAGCGAAGATTTTGAAAAATTAATGGCATGAGCAACGTAATTGAAAAAATTGAACACGATAAAAAGTTAAGGCGTTATTTGATGGCTTTAGTTTTGT harbors:
- a CDS encoding ParB N-terminal domain-containing protein; translated protein: MRQGVRLVAIDKLRAHEEVSPQRLALVMSLINQKGIIVNPVIIDKKTRIILDGHHRVESLKRLGYRLVPAMSVDYFSDQVRVYSRRRNMRIFKEKVVAAALKKQVFPQKTTRHLIKNRIRGVKIKLNQLK
- the ftsH gene encoding ATP-dependent zinc metalloprotease FtsH, giving the protein MAEKEDLNKIKKAIEKQTGTKVKMVKLGFNPKRLVIWLIVLFLVLPFLVSLFSGPLPTETIGLSQLLTDIKAGKVEKVQVEEEKILIQYKDKTGLVESRKDANEGFVDILNKSGIDPTTVNFENKDTSVTKAWANILEILLPVVLTGVIFLYLFKQARGAQDGIFSFGRSKAKLFMKGKQNVTFKDVAGVDEAKKELEEIVDFLKHPKKYTSMGARTPKGVILVGPSGVGKTLLARAVAGEAGVTFFSMAGSEFMEMLVGVGASRVRDLFDSAKKKAPAIIFIDEIDAIGRQRSRALTGGHDEREQTLNQILVEMDGFSPNEQVIVMAATNRGDLLDPALVRPGRFDRRIILDMPDIDGRKQIIKIHSQRKPFDSHVDWDKLAKRTIGFSGADLENMLNEAAIAAARVSKKAIDMKDLEEAALKVKLGPEKKLKQTKNDLEMTAFHEAGHAVTSYYLPKMDPVHRISIVSRGGALGHTLIPPKADRYTETKSHLLAQITSLLGGRTAEKLIFNELTGGAASDITRASDLARAMVVKMGMSDLGPISLGAGVDISELGMAWYEPEQISQDMMAKVDEEVKKIIDSCGKKAQEILTKHKNKLEVVAKELLKKETLESEDFEKLMA